From one Pseudomonas sp. S35 genomic stretch:
- a CDS encoding metalloregulator ArsR/SmtB family transcription factor, translating to MESTLSEGEVAQLRASASKACALLKALANEDRLLILCQLTQGERNVGELETMTGVRQPTLSQQLGILRDEGLVATRREGKYIFYGLASHEVIQVMKTLSGLYCGAVIKSWA from the coding sequence ATGGAATCTACTCTGAGTGAAGGCGAGGTCGCCCAGTTGCGTGCGTCGGCGTCCAAGGCGTGTGCCCTGCTCAAGGCCCTGGCCAATGAGGATCGCCTGTTGATCCTGTGCCAGTTGACCCAGGGCGAGCGCAACGTTGGCGAGCTGGAAACCATGACCGGCGTACGCCAGCCCACCCTGTCACAACAGTTGGGCATCTTGCGCGACGAAGGGTTGGTCGCCACCCGTCGGGAAGGCAAGTACATCTTCTACGGGCTGGCCAGCCACGAAGTGATCCAAGTGATGAAAACCCTGTCCGGGCTGTACTGCGGCGCGGTCATAAAAAGCTGGGCGTGA
- the lpdA gene encoding dihydrolipoyl dehydrogenase, whose protein sequence is MTLNTTLLIIGGGPGGYVAAIRAGQLGIPTILVEGQALGGTCLNIGCIPSKALIHVAEQFQQTVHHSQGSPLGIDVDVPTLNIRKSVEWKDGIVDRLTTGVAALLKKHKVQVIHGWAKVVDGKTVDVGDQRIHCEHLLLATGSTSVNLPMLPIGGSIISSTEALAPTRVPKRLIVVGGGYIGLELGIAYRKLGADVSVVEAQDRILPAYDAELTQPVNESLKQLGVKLYLKHSVTGFADNCLQVRDPNGDTLTLETDQVLVAVGRKPNTQGWNLEALNLAMNGAAIQIDSRCQTSMRNVYAIGDLSGEPMLAHRAMAQGEMVAELISGQSREFNPTAIAAVCFTDPELVVVGKTPDDAKAAGLDCIVSSFPFAANGRAMTLESKTGFVRVVARRDNHLIVGWQAVGVGVSELSTAFGLSLEMGSRLEDVAGTIHAHPTLGEAVQEAALRALGHALHM, encoded by the coding sequence ATGACGTTGAACACCACTTTGCTGATCATCGGCGGCGGGCCTGGCGGGTATGTGGCGGCGATTCGCGCCGGCCAACTGGGCATCCCGACCATTCTGGTGGAAGGACAGGCGCTGGGCGGCACCTGCCTGAATATCGGCTGCATTCCGTCCAAGGCCTTGATCCACGTGGCCGAACAATTCCAGCAAACCGTGCATCACAGCCAGGGCTCGCCCCTGGGCATCGATGTGGACGTACCGACCCTGAACATCCGCAAAAGCGTGGAATGGAAAGACGGCATCGTCGATCGCCTGACGACCGGCGTCGCCGCACTGCTGAAAAAGCACAAGGTGCAGGTGATCCACGGCTGGGCCAAGGTGGTGGATGGCAAGACCGTCGACGTCGGCGACCAGCGTATCCACTGCGAACACCTGCTGCTGGCCACCGGCTCGACCAGCGTCAACCTGCCGATGCTACCGATTGGCGGGTCGATCATTTCGTCTACCGAAGCCCTGGCGCCGACCCGCGTGCCCAAGCGCCTGATCGTGGTCGGCGGCGGCTATATCGGCCTGGAGCTGGGGATTGCCTATCGCAAGCTGGGCGCCGACGTGAGTGTGGTCGAGGCCCAGGATCGCATCCTGCCGGCTTACGACGCCGAGCTGACGCAGCCGGTGAACGAGTCCCTCAAGCAATTGGGGGTGAAGCTGTACCTCAAGCACAGTGTCACCGGGTTTGCCGACAACTGCCTGCAGGTGCGTGACCCGAACGGCGACACGTTGACGCTGGAGACCGATCAGGTCCTGGTGGCCGTGGGTCGCAAACCCAACACCCAAGGCTGGAACCTTGAAGCGCTGAACCTGGCGATGAACGGCGCGGCGATCCAGATCGACAGCCGTTGCCAGACCAGCATGCGCAATGTGTACGCCATCGGCGACCTGAGCGGCGAGCCAATGCTGGCCCACCGCGCAATGGCCCAAGGCGAAATGGTTGCCGAACTGATCAGCGGTCAATCCCGCGAATTCAACCCGACAGCGATTGCGGCGGTGTGCTTTACCGACCCAGAGTTGGTCGTGGTCGGCAAGACGCCGGACGACGCCAAGGCCGCGGGCCTGGACTGCATCGTGTCGAGCTTCCCATTCGCGGCCAATGGCCGGGCGATGACGCTGGAGTCGAAAACCGGCTTCGTGCGGGTGGTGGCGCGGCGTGACAACCATCTGATTGTCGGATGGCAAGCCGTGGGCGTGGGCGTATCGGAACTGTCCACCGCGTTTGGCCTGAGCCTGGAAATGGGTTCGCGCCTGGAGGATGTGGCGGGCACCATCCATGCGCATCCGACCTTGGGCGAAGCTGTGCAGGAAGCCGCCTTGCGGGCTTTGGGGCACGCGCTGCATATGTAA
- the bkdR gene encoding Bkd operon transcriptional regulator BkdR translates to MRKLDRTDIGILNALQENARITNADLARSVNLSPTPCFNRVKAMEELGLIREQVTLLDADLLGLHVNVFIHVSLEKQNELALQQFEGAISDRPEVMECYLMAGDPDYLIRVLVPTIQSLERFMMDFLTKVPGVANIRSSFALKQVRYKTALPLPANGISLG, encoded by the coding sequence ATGCGCAAACTGGACCGTACCGACATCGGCATTCTCAACGCTCTGCAGGAGAATGCCCGCATCACCAACGCCGACCTGGCCCGCTCGGTCAACCTGTCGCCCACGCCGTGTTTCAACCGGGTCAAGGCGATGGAAGAGTTGGGGCTGATTCGTGAACAGGTCACGCTGCTCGACGCCGACCTGCTGGGGCTGCACGTCAACGTGTTTATCCATGTGAGCCTGGAAAAACAGAATGAACTGGCGTTGCAGCAGTTCGAAGGCGCGATCTCGGACCGGCCCGAGGTAATGGAGTGCTACCTGATGGCCGGCGACCCGGATTATCTGATCCGTGTGCTGGTGCCGACGATCCAGTCGCTGGAGCGCTTCATGATGGATTTTTTGACCAAGGTGCCGGGGGTGGCGAACATTCGCTCAAGCTTCGCTCTCAAGCAAGTGCGCTACAAGACCGCGTTGCCGCTGCCGGCCAATGGCATCAGCCTCGGTTGA
- a CDS encoding MBL fold metallo-hydrolase: MSALIQSFLDEASSTYTYVVYAADGGHCAIVDSVLNYDPASGRTDTRQADKVIAFVREHNLQVQWLLETHAHADHLSAAPYLRRTLGGKIAIGQSISNVQDVFKHLFNLEPEFRVDGSQFDHLFAPGEVFQIGPLKAQALHVPGHTPADMAYLIEDRLILVGDTLFMPDVGTARCDFPGGDARQLYASMRTLLAFPPETRLYVCHDYPPDGREAKCLTTVAEQRAGNIHVHDGVDEAAFVAMRTQRDAGLGMPTLLLPAIQVNVRAGHMPPAEENGVTYLKIPLNQL; the protein is encoded by the coding sequence ATGTCAGCGTTGATTCAATCCTTTCTGGACGAAGCGTCGTCGACCTACACCTACGTCGTCTATGCAGCGGACGGCGGCCACTGTGCCATCGTCGATTCGGTGCTCAACTACGACCCGGCCTCCGGACGCACCGACACGCGCCAGGCGGACAAGGTCATCGCCTTCGTCAGGGAACATAACCTGCAGGTGCAGTGGCTGCTGGAAACCCATGCCCATGCCGACCACCTGTCGGCCGCGCCTTATCTGCGCCGCACGCTGGGCGGCAAGATCGCGATTGGCCAGTCGATCAGCAACGTGCAGGACGTGTTCAAACACCTGTTCAACCTGGAGCCGGAATTTCGCGTCGACGGTTCGCAGTTCGATCACCTGTTCGCGCCGGGTGAGGTCTTTCAGATCGGCCCGCTCAAGGCCCAGGCGCTGCATGTGCCCGGCCACACCCCGGCGGACATGGCGTACCTGATCGAGGATCGATTGATCCTGGTGGGCGACACGCTGTTCATGCCCGATGTCGGTACCGCCCGCTGCGACTTCCCCGGTGGCGATGCGCGGCAGCTGTATGCATCGATGCGCACGCTGCTGGCCTTCCCGCCCGAAACCCGACTGTATGTGTGCCACGACTATCCGCCTGACGGCCGCGAGGCCAAGTGCCTGACGACGGTGGCCGAGCAGCGCGCCGGGAATATCCACGTGCATGACGGGGTGGATGAGGCGGCGTTTGTGGCGATGCGCACCCAACGTGATGCCGGGCTGGGCATGCCGACGCTGTTGTTGCCGGCGATCCAGGTGAATGTGCGGGCCGGTCATATGCCGCCTGCGGAGGAGAATGGTGTGACTTACCTGAAAATCCCGCTCAACCAACTCTGA
- a CDS encoding sulfite exporter TauE/SafE family protein — MLLATVLGLLMGLVMGLTGAGGGILGVPALVLGLGLSMTQAAPVSLLAVGAAAAVGAIDGLRHGLVRYRAALLIALLGALFSPLGVFVAHQLSEPVLMALFSGLMVLVAWRMLQREKVEAGPSDHGAASWGQKNCMLNQQTGRLAWTAKCSATLAALGAVTGAVSGLLGVGGGFLIVPAFKQLTDVQMRGIVATSLMVISLISLIGVAGAFHAGVHIEPLGWVFIGASIVGMLVGRRLCAVIPARTLQVGFASLCVLVALGMLVRAGLTP, encoded by the coding sequence ATGCTGCTGGCCACTGTGTTGGGGTTATTGATGGGCCTGGTCATGGGCCTGACCGGCGCGGGCGGCGGCATCCTCGGGGTGCCGGCGCTGGTGTTGGGGCTCGGTTTGAGCATGACCCAGGCCGCGCCGGTGTCGTTGCTCGCCGTGGGCGCGGCGGCGGCCGTCGGCGCGATTGACGGTTTACGCCACGGCCTGGTGCGTTACCGCGCTGCGTTGCTGATCGCCTTGCTGGGTGCGCTGTTTTCGCCGCTGGGTGTGTTTGTCGCTCACCAACTCTCTGAGCCGGTGCTGATGGCGCTGTTCAGTGGGTTGATGGTGCTGGTGGCCTGGCGCATGTTGCAGCGCGAAAAGGTCGAGGCCGGCCCCAGCGACCATGGCGCCGCTTCTTGGGGACAGAAGAACTGCATGCTCAATCAGCAGACCGGGCGCCTGGCCTGGACTGCCAAATGCAGCGCCACCCTCGCCGCGCTGGGTGCCGTGACCGGTGCGGTGTCCGGTTTGCTCGGCGTGGGCGGCGGCTTTCTGATCGTGCCGGCGTTCAAGCAACTCACCGACGTGCAGATGCGCGGCATCGTCGCCACGTCGCTGATGGTGATCAGCCTGATCTCGCTGATCGGCGTGGCCGGCGCGTTCCATGCCGGTGTGCATATCGAACCGCTTGGCTGGGTATTTATCGGCGCCAGCATCGTCGGCATGCTGGTCGGCCGGCGCCTGTGTGCCGTGATACCGGCGCGCACGTTGCAGGTGGGGTTTGCCAGCCTGTGTGTACTGGTAGCCCTCGGCATGTTGGTCAGGGCCGGTCTTACACCCTAA
- a CDS encoding dihydrolipoamide acetyltransferase family protein, with protein MGTHVIKMPDIGEGIAEVELSVWHVKVGDMVVEDQVLADVMTDKAMVDIPSPVHGKVISLGGEPGEVMAVGSILISIEVEGAGNAKDAPVAAEPVKAAPVVEARPAPVVQAKPVAKPAAAPVARETDERPLASPAVRKHALDAGIQLRLVQGSGPAGRVLHEDLDAYLQQGARTSSTTANPYAERNNEEQIPVIGMRRKIAQRMQDATRRAAHFSYVEEIDVTALDELRVHLNEKHGATRGKLTLLPFIVRAMVVALRDFPQINARYDDEAQVITRLGAVHVGVATQSDVGLMVPVVRHAEARSLWGNAEEIARLATAARNGKASRDELSGSTITLTSLGALGGIVSTPVLNLPEVAIVGVNRIVERPMVIKGQIVVRKMMNLSSSFDHRVVDGMDAAQFIQAIRGLLEQPASLFLE; from the coding sequence ATGGGCACGCACGTTATCAAGATGCCGGACATTGGCGAAGGCATCGCGGAAGTTGAACTGTCGGTATGGCACGTGAAGGTCGGCGACATGGTCGTCGAAGACCAGGTGCTGGCGGATGTGATGACCGACAAGGCGATGGTGGACATTCCCTCGCCGGTGCACGGCAAAGTGATTTCCCTTGGCGGCGAGCCGGGTGAAGTCATGGCCGTGGGCAGTATTCTGATCAGCATTGAAGTAGAAGGCGCCGGTAACGCCAAGGATGCGCCAGTAGCGGCTGAGCCGGTGAAGGCTGCGCCCGTGGTCGAAGCCAGGCCGGCGCCGGTGGTTCAAGCGAAACCCGTGGCCAAACCCGCAGCAGCACCCGTGGCCCGTGAAACCGACGAACGCCCGCTGGCCTCGCCCGCCGTGCGCAAACATGCGTTGGATGCCGGGATACAACTGCGCCTGGTGCAAGGTTCCGGCCCCGCTGGCCGGGTCTTGCATGAAGACCTCGACGCTTACCTCCAGCAAGGTGCGAGAACGTCCTCGACAACCGCCAACCCCTACGCCGAACGCAACAACGAAGAGCAGATCCCGGTGATCGGCATGCGCCGCAAGATCGCCCAGCGCATGCAGGACGCCACCCGCCGCGCTGCGCACTTCAGCTACGTAGAAGAGATCGACGTCACCGCGCTGGACGAACTGCGCGTGCACCTCAATGAGAAGCACGGCGCCACACGCGGCAAGCTGACCCTGCTGCCGTTTATCGTGCGGGCCATGGTCGTGGCGTTGCGCGACTTCCCGCAGATCAATGCGCGCTACGACGATGAAGCCCAAGTCATCACCCGCCTCGGCGCGGTGCACGTGGGCGTCGCCACCCAGAGCGACGTGGGTTTGATGGTGCCGGTGGTGCGTCACGCCGAAGCCCGCAGCCTGTGGGGCAATGCCGAGGAAATCGCGCGCCTGGCCACGGCCGCGCGCAATGGCAAGGCCAGCCGTGATGAGCTGTCGGGGTCGACGATTACCTTGACCAGCCTCGGCGCATTGGGCGGTATCGTCAGCACCCCGGTGCTGAACCTGCCGGAAGTGGCCATCGTGGGCGTCAACCGCATCGTCGAGCGGCCCATGGTGATCAAGGGCCAGATCGTGGTGCGCAAGATGATGAACCTCTCCAGCTCGTTCGATCACCGCGTGGTCGATGGCATGGACGCGGCGCAATTCATCCAGGCCATTCGCGGCCTGCTCGAACAACCCGCCAGCCTGTTCCTGGAGTAA
- a CDS encoding FAD/NAD(P)-binding oxidoreductase, giving the protein MTDQHWGETISGDIVVIGGGSAGIGLLASLLKRDPELNITLIEPSDYHSYQPAWTLVGGGAYDLEKTRRPLADVLPNGVTWIQAAVSEVLPDEQTLVLDSGQRVTWHNLIVCPGLRLAWEGIEGLQDTLGQHGVTSNYSYEHAAYTWQLVQQLKGGKAIFTQPAMPIKCAGAPQKAMYLSCDHWLKHGHLKHIDVEFNLAGAALFGVATFVPPLMHYVEKYNARLAFNANLVKVDGPARKAWFAVKDTEGNTTVEEKSFDLLHVVPPQVAPDFIRQSPLADAAGWCEVHPNTLQHLHYPSIFGLGDVCGTPNAKTAAAVRKQIVVVAENLLALRKQAPLPLKYDGYGSCPLTVEKGKVVLAEFGYGGKLLPTFPLDPTRARRSMWFLKATLLPWFYWNGMLKGREWLTRLSKVD; this is encoded by the coding sequence ATGACCGACCAACACTGGGGCGAAACCATCAGTGGCGATATCGTTGTCATCGGCGGCGGTTCGGCAGGTATTGGCCTGCTGGCCAGCCTGCTCAAGCGCGACCCCGAGCTGAACATCACCCTCATCGAACCCAGCGACTACCACAGCTACCAGCCGGCCTGGACCCTGGTCGGCGGCGGCGCCTATGACCTGGAAAAGACCCGCCGCCCGCTGGCCGACGTGCTGCCCAATGGTGTGACCTGGATACAGGCGGCGGTCAGCGAAGTCCTGCCGGACGAGCAAACCCTGGTACTCGACAGCGGCCAGCGCGTCACCTGGCACAACCTCATCGTGTGCCCCGGCCTGCGCCTGGCCTGGGAGGGCATCGAAGGCCTGCAAGACACCCTCGGCCAGCACGGCGTCACGTCCAACTACAGCTACGAACACGCCGCCTACACCTGGCAGTTGGTGCAGCAGTTGAAGGGCGGCAAGGCGATCTTCACCCAGCCGGCCATGCCGATCAAATGCGCCGGCGCGCCGCAGAAAGCCATGTACCTGTCCTGTGATCACTGGCTCAAACACGGCCATCTCAAGCACATCGACGTGGAATTCAACCTGGCCGGTGCTGCGCTATTCGGCGTGGCGACCTTTGTGCCGCCGTTGATGCACTACGTCGAGAAATACAACGCACGTCTGGCGTTCAATGCCAACCTGGTGAAAGTCGATGGCCCGGCGCGCAAGGCCTGGTTTGCAGTGAAAGACACCGAGGGCAATACGACGGTTGAAGAGAAGTCCTTCGACCTGTTGCACGTGGTCCCGCCGCAAGTCGCCCCCGATTTTATCCGCCAAAGCCCACTGGCCGATGCCGCCGGTTGGTGTGAAGTGCACCCCAACACCCTGCAACACCTGCATTACCCGTCTATCTTCGGCCTGGGCGATGTGTGCGGCACCCCGAATGCCAAGACCGCCGCCGCCGTGCGCAAGCAAATCGTGGTGGTCGCCGAGAACCTGCTGGCCCTGCGCAAGCAGGCGCCGCTGCCGCTCAAGTATGACGGCTACGGTTCCTGCCCGCTGACGGTGGAGAAGGGCAAGGTGGTGCTGGCCGAGTTCGGTTACGGCGGCAAGTTGCTGCCGACGTTCCCCCTCGACCCGACCCGCGCGCGCCGTTCGATGTGGTTCCTCAAGGCCACGCTGCTGCCGTGGTTCTACTGGAACGGCATGCTCAAGGGCCGCGAGTGGCTGACCCGACTGAGCAAGGTGGACTGA
- a CDS encoding alpha-ketoacid dehydrogenase subunit beta produces MNDHNNSIEVETAMTTTTMTMIQALRSAMDVMLERDDNVVVFGQDVGYFGGVFRCTEGLQTKYGSSRVFDAPISESGIIGVAVGMGAYGLRPVAEIQFADYVYPATDQIISEAARLRYRSAGQFTAPLTMRMPCGGGIYGGQTHSQSIEAVFTQVCGLRTVMPSNPYDAKGLLIASIENDDPVIFLEPKRLYNGPFDGHHDRPVTPWSKHPQAQVPDGYYTVPLDVAAIVRPGSAVTVLTYGTTVYVSQVAAEETGIDAEVIDLRSLWPLDLDTIVKSVKKTGRCVVVHEATRTCGFGAELVALVQEHCFHHLEAPIERVTGWDTPYPHAQEWAYFPGPSRVGAALKRVMEV; encoded by the coding sequence ATGAACGATCACAACAACAGCATTGAAGTGGAAACCGCCATGACCACCACCACCATGACCATGATCCAGGCGCTGCGCTCGGCTATGGATGTGATGCTTGAGCGTGACGACAACGTGGTGGTGTTCGGCCAGGACGTCGGCTACTTCGGCGGCGTGTTCCGTTGCACCGAAGGCTTGCAGACCAAGTACGGCAGCTCGCGGGTGTTCGACGCGCCGATCTCGGAAAGCGGCATCATCGGCGTAGCCGTGGGCATGGGCGCCTACGGCCTGCGCCCGGTCGCCGAGATTCAGTTCGCCGACTATGTGTACCCCGCCACCGACCAGATCATCTCCGAAGCGGCGCGCCTGCGTTATCGCTCGGCGGGCCAGTTCACCGCGCCGCTGACCATGCGCATGCCGTGCGGGGGTGGCATCTACGGCGGCCAGACCCACAGCCAGAGCATCGAAGCAGTGTTCACCCAGGTCTGCGGGCTGCGCACGGTGATGCCGTCCAACCCTTACGACGCCAAAGGCCTGCTGATCGCCTCCATCGAAAACGATGACCCGGTGATCTTCCTGGAGCCCAAGCGCCTGTACAACGGCCCGTTCGATGGCCATCACGACCGCCCTGTCACGCCGTGGTCGAAACACCCGCAAGCGCAAGTGCCCGACGGCTACTACACCGTGCCGCTGGACGTAGCCGCCATCGTGCGTCCGGGCTCGGCCGTGACCGTGCTGACCTATGGCACCACCGTGTATGTGTCGCAAGTCGCCGCCGAAGAAACCGGCATCGACGCCGAAGTCATCGACCTGCGCAGCCTGTGGCCCTTGGACCTGGACACCATCGTCAAGTCAGTGAAAAAGACCGGCCGTTGTGTGGTGGTGCACGAAGCCACGCGCACCTGCGGTTTTGGCGCCGAACTGGTAGCGCTGGTGCAGGAGCATTGCTTCCACCACCTGGAAGCGCCGATCGAACGCGTCACCGGCTGGGACACGCCCTACCCGCACGCGCAGGAGTGGGCGTATTTCCCAGGGCCGTCCCGAGTGGGCGCGGCGTTGAAACGGGTCATGGAGGTCTGA
- a CDS encoding porin, translating into MHNNKNVPLRLLPAFVLGLGISPFANAEIMLYDKDETTFSTDGYINAFYVNSDVDRAGDQYDRRQSRVKMGFLPNYLGFNMSKQVDDLKLGARASFWVTINDSETNGTDTAIDVRQFYGTVANPEWGEVLIGKDFGLFARSNILLDELLAGYGQVSDSLGLVDGGGVSFGNIGSGYPYPFPTSQITYRTPVMDGLRVAVGIMDPVDTNDSSALGKAYQKNPRTESEVTYQFDLGGAKIYSWLNGSYQTSDNTDSTVASVTSKGLGYGVQAKMGGLSLTGSGFQAKGINPFFTNNAGEATLRNVDSNGYLLQGSYKLGKNRLALSYGKTKDDGNGVVGSGADYETRAIALFHDVNDNLKLVAEYNQLQIKGHDTSAQNEDTDTFAVGAVLTW; encoded by the coding sequence ATGCATAACAATAAGAATGTCCCCCTGCGTCTATTACCCGCCTTTGTCCTCGGCTTGGGCATCAGCCCGTTCGCCAACGCCGAAATCATGCTGTACGACAAGGACGAAACCACCTTTTCCACCGACGGCTACATCAACGCTTTCTACGTCAACAGCGACGTGGACCGCGCCGGTGACCAATACGACCGCCGCCAATCCCGCGTAAAGATGGGCTTTTTGCCCAACTACCTGGGCTTCAACATGAGCAAGCAGGTCGACGACCTCAAGCTCGGCGCCCGCGCTTCGTTCTGGGTGACCATCAACGACAGCGAAACCAACGGCACCGACACCGCCATCGACGTGCGCCAGTTCTACGGCACCGTGGCCAACCCCGAGTGGGGCGAAGTGCTGATCGGCAAGGATTTCGGCCTGTTTGCGCGCTCCAACATCCTGCTCGATGAACTGCTCGCCGGCTACGGTCAGGTCAGCGACAGCCTTGGCCTGGTGGACGGCGGTGGCGTGTCGTTCGGTAATATCGGCAGCGGCTACCCGTACCCGTTCCCCACCTCACAAATCACCTACCGCACCCCGGTGATGGACGGCCTGCGCGTCGCCGTCGGCATCATGGACCCGGTAGACACCAACGACAGCAGCGCCCTGGGCAAGGCTTACCAGAAAAACCCGCGGACCGAGAGCGAGGTCACCTACCAGTTCGACTTGGGCGGGGCGAAGATCTACAGCTGGCTCAACGGCAGCTACCAGACCTCGGACAACACCGACTCCACGGTGGCATCCGTCACCTCCAAAGGGCTGGGCTATGGCGTACAAGCGAAAATGGGCGGTTTGTCGCTGACCGGCTCGGGCTTCCAGGCCAAGGGCATCAACCCGTTTTTCACCAACAACGCCGGGGAAGCGACCCTGCGCAACGTCGACAGCAATGGCTACCTGCTGCAGGGTTCATACAAGCTGGGCAAGAACCGCCTGGCGCTGTCCTACGGTAAAACAAAGGATGACGGCAACGGCGTGGTGGGCAGCGGGGCGGATTATGAGACACGCGCGATTGCACTGTTTCATGACGTGAACGACAACCTTAAGCTGGTGGCGGAGTACAACCAGCTCCAGATCAAAGGGCATGACACGAGTGCCCAGAATGAAGACACCGATACCTTTGCCGTCGGTGCCGTCTTAACTTGGTAA
- a CDS encoding 3-methyl-2-oxobutanoate dehydrogenase (2-methylpropanoyl-transferring) subunit alpha, with protein sequence MTQQYEPLRLHVPEPSGRPGCKTDFTYLRLTDAGLVRKPAIDVEPADTADLAKGLIRVLDDQGQALGPWAEGVSTEIMRRGMRAMLKTRIFDNRMVVAQRQKKMSFYMQSLGEEAIGSAQALALNIDDMCFPTYRQQSILMAREVPLVDLICQLLSNERDPLKGRQLPIMYSVKDAGFFTISGNLATQFVQGVGWGMASAIKGDTKIASAWIGDGATAESDFHTALTFAHVYRAPVILNVVNNQWAISTFQAIAGGEATTFAGRGVGCGIASLRVDGNDFIAVYAASAWAAERARRNLGPSLIEWVTYRAGPHSTSDDPSKYRPADDWSHFPLGDPITRLKQHLIKIGQWSEEEHAAVSAELEAEVIAAQKQAEQYGTLAGGQIPSAATMFEDVYKEMPEHLKRQRQELGI encoded by the coding sequence ATGACCCAGCAGTATGAACCACTGCGCCTGCACGTCCCTGAACCCTCGGGCCGACCAGGCTGCAAGACCGACTTCACCTACCTGCGCCTGACCGACGCCGGCCTGGTGCGCAAACCCGCCATCGACGTAGAACCTGCCGACACCGCCGACCTGGCCAAGGGCCTGATCCGCGTGCTCGACGACCAGGGCCAGGCCCTGGGGCCGTGGGCCGAAGGCGTCTCCACCGAAATCATGCGCCGCGGCATGCGCGCGATGCTCAAGACGCGCATCTTCGACAACCGCATGGTGGTCGCCCAGCGTCAGAAAAAAATGTCGTTCTACATGCAGAGCCTTGGCGAAGAAGCCATCGGCAGCGCCCAGGCCCTGGCCTTGAACATCGACGACATGTGCTTCCCCACCTACCGCCAGCAAAGCATCCTGATGGCCCGCGAGGTGCCGCTGGTGGACCTGATCTGCCAGTTGCTGTCCAACGAGCGCGACCCCCTCAAAGGCCGCCAGCTGCCGATCATGTATTCGGTCAAGGACGCTGGTTTCTTCACCATTTCCGGCAACCTCGCGACCCAATTCGTACAGGGCGTGGGCTGGGGCATGGCCTCGGCGATCAAGGGCGATACCAAGATCGCCTCGGCCTGGATCGGCGACGGCGCCACCGCCGAATCCGACTTCCACACCGCCCTCACCTTCGCCCACGTCTACCGCGCGCCGGTCATCCTTAACGTGGTCAACAACCAATGGGCCATCTCCACGTTCCAGGCCATCGCTGGCGGTGAAGCCACCACCTTCGCCGGACGCGGCGTCGGCTGCGGCATCGCCTCCCTGCGTGTGGACGGCAACGACTTCATTGCGGTGTACGCCGCCTCCGCCTGGGCAGCCGAACGGGCGCGCCGCAACCTCGGCCCGAGCCTGATCGAATGGGTCACCTACCGCGCCGGCCCGCACTCCACCTCCGATGACCCCTCCAAATACCGCCCTGCCGACGACTGGAGTCACTTCCCGCTGGGTGACCCGATCACCCGCCTCAAGCAGCACCTGATCAAGATTGGCCAGTGGTCCGAAGAGGAACACGCGGCGGTCAGTGCCGAGCTGGAAGCCGAAGTCATCGCGGCGCAAAAACAAGCCGAACAGTACGGCACCCTCGCCGGCGGCCAGATTCCAAGCGCCGCGACCATGTTCGAAGACGTCTACAAAGAGATGCCGGAGCACTTGAAGCGCCAGCGTCAAGAGTTGGGGATCTGA